A single Gasterosteus aculeatus chromosome 2, fGasAcu3.hap1.1, whole genome shotgun sequence DNA region contains:
- the LOC120829724 gene encoding cysteine sulfinic acid decarboxylase — MANMFPDSFEGQESRILRDLNEPLVDHAEGQLFLNDAFKIIMEEVLCKGTDIKQKVCEWKEPEELSLLLDLELRATGEPRERLLQRVKDVAKYSIKTSHPRFFNQLFAGVDYHALAGRFLTEALNTNLFTYEVAPVFVLMENEVLRGMRQLVGWTEGDGIFCPGGSVSNMYAMNLARYQLLPDVKRQGLFGLPRLNVFTSSESHYSVKKAAAFLGIGTDNVIFVKVDDGGRMDPVDLDEKIKLAKSQGAVPFLVSCTCGTTVRGAFDPLDLIADVCEKHKLWMHVDAAWGGSVLFSKQHAHLMKGVNRANSVAWNPHKMLATGLQCSALLLQDTMNLLRNCHSANATYLFQQDKFYDVKFDVGDKSVQCSRKVDCLKFWLMWKAVGSNGFADRVDKAFSHAGYLVDQMKKREGFCLLQEPEFVNICFWFIPPSLRGKEGNADYQDRLAKVAPVIKERMMKQGTMMVGYQPLGNKVNFFRLVVFSPVLSQKDMDFVIDEIERLGNDL, encoded by the exons ATGGCAAACATGTTCCCAGACTCAT TTGAAGGACAGGAATCTCGCATTCTCCGGGACCTGAATGAACCCCTTGTTGACCACGCAGAGGGCCAACTCTTCTTGAACGATGCCTTTAAAATTATTATGGAGGAGGTGCTCTGCAAGGGAACAGACATCAAGCAAAAG GTGTGTGAGTGGAAAGAGCCGGAGGagctctctctgctgctggatcTGGAGCTGAGGGCAACGGGGGAGCCACGAGAACGGCTCCTGCAGAGGGTTAAAGATGTTGCTAAGTACAGCATCAAGACAA GTCACCCACGTTTCTTTAATCAGCTGTTTGCAGGAGTGGACTATCATGCGCTTGCTGGCCGATTCCTCACTGAGGCGCTCAACACTAACCT CTTCACCTATGAGGTGGCCCCAGTGTTTGTGCTGATGGAGAATGAGGTTCTGAGAGGAATGCGGCAGCTGGTTGGCTGGACAGAAGGTGACGGTATTTTCTGTCCAGGGGGTTCTGTCTCCAATATGTACGCCATGAACCTCGCACGTTACCAACTGTTACCAGACGTCAAACGCCAGGGGCTGTTTGGTCTCCCAAGATTAAACGTCTTTACATCTTCAGAG agCCATTACTCTGTGAAGAAAGCGGCTGCCTTTCTTGGAATTGGGACGGACAATGTCATCTTCGTCAAAGTGGATGATgg AGGCCGTATGGATCCAGTCGACCTGGATGAAAAGATAAAACTTGCAAAATCTCAG GGTGCAGTGCCATTCCTGGTAAGCTGCACATGTGGAACCACGGTGCGAGGTGCGTTTGACCCACTGGACCTCATAGCGGATGTCTGTGAGAAGCACAAGCTCTGGATGCACGTGGAC gCGGCCTGGGGAGGGAGCGTGCTCTTTTCCAAGCAACACGCACATCTGATGAAAGGGGTTAACAG AGCAAATTCAGTAGCCTGGAATCCACACAAGATGCTGGCCACCGGCCTCCAGTGTTCTGCCCTGCTACTACAGGATACCATG AACTTGCTGAGGAATTGCCACAGTGCCAACGCCACATACCTCTTCCAGCAAGATAAATTCTATGATGTGAAGTTTGATGTTGGAGATAAGTCGGTGCAGTGCAGCCGCAAGGTTGACTGCCTGAAATTCTGGTTGATGTGGAAAGCGGTCGGCTCCAATGGCTTTGCTGATCGCGTGGACAAAGCTTTTAGCCATGCAGG ATATCTGGTCGATCaaatgaagaaaagagaggggttttgtcttttgcagGAG CCAGAGTTTGTGAATATCTGCTTCTGGTTCATACCACCAAGTTtgagggggaaggaaggaaacgCAGATTACCAGGACAGGCTGGCTAAA GTAGCTCCAGTCATCAAGGAGCGCATGATGAAGCAAGGCACTATGATGGTGGGCTACCAACCTTTGGGAAACAAGGTCAACTTTTTCCGCCTGGTTGTTTTCTCTCCGGTGCTTTCCCAGAAAGACATGGACTTCGTCATTGATGAAATTGAAAGACTGGGAAATGATCTGTGA